The sequence below is a genomic window from Cataglyphis hispanica isolate Lineage 1 chromosome 13, ULB_Chis1_1.0, whole genome shotgun sequence.
ATTGTGAAACTATTCttcaaacattataatataatagattttttcaaatcaactattatatatatatatatatatatatatatatatatatatatatatatcttaaatatgtaatcttaaaaataagatatgattttaaattaaatatttaaattacaagatgttaatcataataatcataatttatcataatttatcagAATGTAATCTCCATTTCCTATGCATACTCCGTAATTACaagttttaagaaaatgcgacgattttctcttttatgttGCTTTACAAATTCATTGCGCTCTCGAATAGCTCCAGCATTCTCTTCATCTCTTTGCTAAAAATcacgcaatttttatttatgcttaatgcaaattatgacagactttataaaatatccaaaGAATAGAATTTCCCTGTTGAGTTCATCATTCATTCTCAAACGAAAATTAAAGAcgtacgagagaaagagagaaaaggagagagaggaaaagaagcgccaaaagaaagttttttactttccctctctctctctttctctttctgttttttctttttattatgtacaaaacgagttttaattttaaactttgctAATATTTATCTGTATTTTCTCGCTACTACTAATAGTTGACTCAAAATATACAAACTAAACTTTTAACAAACATAAGCGTCTTTTTTGCAGGAAGTTTTCCTCTCCTTTCCCATCATGCTATTAGCTTTCGATTAaagcaaaatcttttttcatagGATAAGATTTAATCAGACATTGTTGATTGACTTTACAAATAAGGATCGTGTCGCCTTtgcaagaaatttaataaaaatgctaatcatagtatataatgattaaaattttcccaggataatttttgcaaatcttaatttaattaaaaagaagatatcACGATACTTACATTTGCTCTGCTAACTTGTAAATTGGTCCCATCGACTTAGATAGTTCCTCACACTTAGCCATTAATTGATACATTGACTTTATATTGTGATCTACAGCATCGCACGTTTTACATACAGCATCTCTGTAGGTTTCCAAACAACCAACTGTAAGAGCTGATGCCTAgaaacgataataaattatttatatatatgataatcatataatatgtcaTGGCAATAATAAATCTCAATTGATGacttacattttgtaaaattgcgGCCAGATTTTCAGTCAACGCGTCTACAGAGGTTGCAACTTTCCTAGCTTCCATTTCTAATTCATTTAATACATTGTGATCGAGAGGTGGCAATTGCGGAGTCAAGGCTTGTCTATACAAGCATGGAGTCGAGCTTCGTGATCCCGGAAAAGATGGAGTTTCTCCCTTCTTGGTTACAGGACTGGATAATTTGATCTTATTCTCTAGATCCTCTGTAACAAACAATACCATATCGCCATCCTGCATCACTCTTCCTTCCAATTGTAAATAACCCATGGCTTTGTGATAACTCGGCGGATCCAGATCGTCATCTTCCGTTGGACTGCCGCCTCtacttttcaaatttaattgatcCGGTCTGTGGCCAGTTCCACTTATTTTTTCCAGATTGTCATCCAAAAACTTTCCACTCTCGATATCTGGAGAATCAATGAGCGATCTTAATTCCGAAATAGGTGGCGATGATTGTGAATCAAATGATATCTCGGAATAGGACGCTGTCATCTCATGCAactaaaacattaaaatcatatagtataaatacttattattacatattattagttatttgtattcttattattattattattattattattgtattgcaTATACATGTGTAGCAATAAacgtcatatatattaatcatattaagtaaaataaataaaacgcaaGTAGTATTGAACATTTCTGAGTATATATCAGTAAGTTATGAAGAATGTAGAAAATCTGATTtactattttatgtatttcaaaagaacaaaattcttactgcttaagatatatatatatatatatatatatatatatatatatatatataataatttatataatattacacagatacataaatattcataaatgttCAACATTTCACACAACTTAAAATTCTAACCTTACTCTGTCTTCGTCGTAGTCAATAACGGTGTTCTTGTCATTTCGAATGTTTATTCCCGATTTCGAGGCTGCTTCAATCTCGTCTGATTCCATTGCGCTAGTTGTCACGCTATAAATCTTTAGGAAtagaataaagattttatcgcGCGAGATGATGCAAATGTGTCGACGCTCCAAATGTCAAACTGTCATCGAACGTGAAACTAATCTAACCTCTTTATCAGAATCATACATTACATAAATTCTAGACAATCAATTCTATATCTGTCATCAAATGAAGTGAACatgtcatttttcaaaataaaactctCTGATTGGTTGATCGTACTGATTACCCTAGGCCCGAAAGATACGATTGGCCTTCTAAACATAATCAAATGGGACGAATAATTACGAAtagtttgcaatatttattattgtaatctaTGTTCATCAGAGTAGTTGTGTTGATAAATATTCCTACACGAGACACGAGCACAAATATTCAGTGAatagggaaaaaaaaggaaaagttttatataaaagttacatTTGAACGATTTTgagtttttacatttttacatttgttgactaattaattttatttatactttatttcattaatttacaacaattgtataaaaggtaagtataaaaaaattgtagcaaaatatat
It includes:
- the LOC126854165 gene encoding BLOC-1-related complex subunit 6 isoform X2, whose protein sequence is MTASYSEISFDSQSSPPISELRSLIDSPDIESGKFLDDNLEKISGTGHRPDQLNLKSRGGSPTEDDDLDPPSYHKAMGYLQLEGRVMQDGDMVLFVTEDLENKIKLSSPVTKKGETPSFPGSRSSTPCLYRQALTPQLPPLDHNVLNELEMEARKVATSVDALTENLAAILQNASALTVGCLETYRDAVCKTCDAVDHNIKSMYQLMAKCEELSKSMGPIYKLAEQIKEMKRMLELFESAMNL
- the LOC126854165 gene encoding BLOC-1-related complex subunit 6 isoform X1; protein product: MESDEIEAASKSGINIRNDKNTVIDYDEDRLHEMTASYSEISFDSQSSPPISELRSLIDSPDIESGKFLDDNLEKISGTGHRPDQLNLKSRGGSPTEDDDLDPPSYHKAMGYLQLEGRVMQDGDMVLFVTEDLENKIKLSSPVTKKGETPSFPGSRSSTPCLYRQALTPQLPPLDHNVLNELEMEARKVATSVDALTENLAAILQNASALTVGCLETYRDAVCKTCDAVDHNIKSMYQLMAKCEELSKSMGPIYKLAEQIKEMKRMLELFESAMNL